The Methylobacterium currus genome contains a region encoding:
- a CDS encoding NAD(P)H-dependent glycerol-3-phosphate dehydrogenase, which translates to MTPIGPIAVLGGGAWGTALANAAAAAAERPVVLWMRDAESAAGLARSRENARHLPGVMLHPGVRPTAAASDLAVAEAVLVVTPAQTLRGVLGTLRPYVQPDAALILCAKGIERGTNAFLTDVAAQAAPGSPVAVLSGPSFAADVARGLPTAVTLASRDGALAAQLAVALSGPTFRVYHGSDPRGVEIGGAAKNVLAIACGAAIGRGLGESARAALVARSFAELMRFARAWDARPETLMGLSGLGDLVLSAASAQSRNFAFGERLGRGATLEEASGGKLAEGALTAQGLVALARQRGVEMPVAEAVAGLLSGALSLDAAIADLLSRPLRAEV; encoded by the coding sequence ATGACCCCGATCGGCCCGATCGCGGTCCTGGGCGGCGGGGCCTGGGGCACGGCGCTCGCCAACGCCGCCGCGGCAGCAGCCGAGCGGCCGGTGGTTCTGTGGATGCGCGACGCCGAGAGTGCCGCCGGCTTGGCGCGCTCCCGCGAGAATGCCCGCCACCTGCCCGGCGTGATGCTGCATCCGGGCGTGCGCCCGACCGCCGCCGCGTCGGACCTCGCCGTGGCCGAGGCGGTGCTGGTGGTCACGCCGGCCCAGACCCTGCGCGGCGTGCTGGGCACCCTGCGCCCCTACGTCCAGCCCGACGCCGCCCTAATCCTGTGCGCCAAGGGCATCGAGCGCGGCACCAACGCCTTCCTCACCGACGTCGCCGCCCAGGCGGCGCCGGGCTCTCCCGTCGCGGTCCTGTCCGGCCCGAGCTTCGCGGCCGACGTCGCCCGCGGGCTGCCCACCGCGGTGACGCTCGCGAGCCGCGACGGCGCGCTGGCGGCGCAGCTCGCGGTCGCCCTGTCCGGGCCGACCTTCCGGGTCTATCACGGCAGCGATCCGCGCGGGGTCGAGATCGGCGGGGCGGCCAAGAACGTGCTCGCCATCGCCTGCGGCGCCGCGATCGGCCGGGGCCTCGGCGAGAGCGCCCGCGCGGCGCTGGTCGCCCGCAGCTTCGCCGAGCTGATGCGCTTCGCCCGCGCCTGGGACGCCCGGCCCGAGACCCTGATGGGGCTGTCCGGCCTCGGCGACCTCGTGCTCAGCGCCGCCTCGGCGCAGTCGCGCAACTTCGCCTTCGGCGAGCGGCTGGGACGGGGCGCGACCCTCGAGGAGGCCTCCGGCGGCAAGCTCGCGGAAGGCGCGCTCACCGCGCAGGGGCTGGTGGCGCTGGCCCGCCAGCGGGGCGTCGAGATGCCGGTGGCCGAGGCGGTGGCCGGATTGCTCTCCGGCGCGCTCAGCCTCGACGCGGCGATCGCGGACCTGCTCAGCCGGCCCCTGCGGGCCGAGGTCTGA
- a CDS encoding GNAT family N-acetyltransferase encodes MTPAEVDEQQRRWRALVDERLPAAAAGHPDWPVSRNHCFARILLDNACGGPWRESVAPPAWANMPPERLSVALSLGEAVLAGRQDLAALNHRSLLWRRKARVPPPPASLPGDGFSLRRWQLADDEPFAALCADPEVMRFFPAPKTARESQTEARALARRFDEDGFGPWVVEAPEGFVGFVGCWRPARPLPLGPLIGQESGLVEIGWRLAWPAWGRGFAVRGARLALADVFARCALLEVVAYTADVNAPSRRVMERLGMSEVGGFAHPGLPEGHALRPHRLYRLTAADFLAGGTP; translated from the coding sequence ATGACGCCCGCGGAGGTCGACGAGCAGCAGCGCCGCTGGCGGGCCCTGGTCGACGAGCGCCTGCCCGCCGCGGCGGCCGGGCATCCGGATTGGCCGGTCTCGCGCAACCATTGCTTCGCCCGCATCTTGCTCGACAATGCCTGCGGCGGGCCCTGGCGCGAGAGCGTGGCCCCGCCCGCCTGGGCCAACATGCCGCCGGAGCGCTTGAGTGTCGCCCTCAGCCTCGGCGAGGCGGTGCTGGCCGGCCGGCAGGATCTCGCCGCGCTCAATCACCGCTCGCTCCTGTGGCGGCGCAAAGCGCGGGTGCCGCCGCCGCCCGCGAGCCTGCCCGGCGACGGCTTCTCCCTGCGGCGCTGGCAGCTCGCCGACGACGAGCCCTTCGCGGCACTCTGCGCCGACCCGGAGGTGATGCGGTTCTTCCCCGCTCCGAAGACCGCCCGCGAGAGCCAGACCGAGGCCCGGGCGCTCGCCCGGCGCTTCGACGAGGACGGGTTCGGCCCCTGGGTGGTCGAGGCGCCGGAGGGGTTCGTCGGCTTCGTCGGCTGCTGGCGCCCGGCCCGGCCGCTGCCCCTCGGGCCGCTGATCGGGCAGGAATCCGGCCTCGTCGAGATCGGCTGGCGCCTCGCCTGGCCCGCCTGGGGCCGGGGCTTCGCCGTCCGCGGCGCCCGCCTGGCGCTCGCCGATGTGTTCGCCCGCTGCGCCCTCCTCGAGGTCGTGGCCTACACGGCCGACGTGAACGCCCCCTCGCGCCGGGTGATGGAGCGCCTCGGCATGAGCGAGGTCGGCGGGTTCGCGCATCCGGGGCTCCCGGAGGGACATGCATTGCGGCCGCATCGGCTGTATCGGTTGACGGCGGCGGATTTTCTGGCGGGAGGGACACCATGA
- the tsaD gene encoding tRNA (adenosine(37)-N6)-threonylcarbamoyltransferase complex transferase subunit TsaD, with product MNVLGIETTCDETAAAIVTVEEDGRGAIRSNEVLSQIAEHAAYGGVVPEIAARAHVEVLDRLIARALDNAGMRLADLDGIAVAAGPGLIGGVLVGLVTGKTLALVARKPLVAVNHLEAHALTARLTDGLAFPYLLLLASGGHTQLVAVKGVGEYVRLGGTIDDAIGEAFDKVAKLLGLAYPGGPEVERAAESGNPERFALPRPMLGRREPNFSLSGLKTALRIEAERIAPLTNQDVADLCASFQAAVVDVVVDRVRVALRDFGAVAGHPTALVAAGGVAANGALRRALAHQAGEAGLPLVAPPLPLCGDNGAMIAWAGIERLRLGLTDDITAPARPRWPFAQAKDLAKDAAQPQITAG from the coding sequence ATGAACGTCCTCGGGATCGAGACCACTTGCGACGAGACCGCGGCCGCGATCGTGACGGTGGAGGAGGACGGGCGCGGCGCGATCCGCTCGAACGAGGTGCTGAGCCAGATCGCCGAGCACGCGGCCTATGGCGGTGTGGTGCCGGAGATCGCCGCCCGCGCCCATGTCGAGGTGCTGGACCGGCTCATCGCCCGGGCTCTGGACAATGCGGGGATGCGGCTCGCCGATCTCGACGGCATCGCGGTCGCGGCGGGGCCGGGCTTGATCGGCGGCGTGCTGGTCGGACTCGTCACCGGCAAGACCCTGGCGCTGGTGGCGCGAAAGCCCCTCGTCGCCGTCAACCACCTCGAGGCGCACGCCCTCACCGCCCGGCTCACCGACGGCCTCGCCTTCCCCTACCTCCTGCTGCTCGCCTCCGGCGGGCACACCCAGCTCGTCGCGGTCAAGGGAGTCGGCGAGTATGTGCGCCTCGGCGGCACCATCGACGACGCCATCGGCGAGGCCTTCGACAAGGTGGCGAAGCTGCTCGGGCTCGCCTATCCGGGCGGGCCGGAGGTCGAGCGTGCCGCCGAGAGCGGCAACCCGGAGCGCTTCGCCCTGCCGCGGCCGATGCTCGGCCGGCGCGAGCCGAACTTTTCCCTGTCCGGTCTCAAGACCGCATTGCGGATCGAGGCCGAGCGCATCGCGCCCCTCACCAACCAGGACGTCGCCGATCTCTGCGCCAGCTTCCAGGCGGCGGTCGTCGACGTGGTGGTCGATCGGGTGCGGGTGGCGTTGCGCGATTTCGGCGCCGTCGCCGGCCACCCGACCGCCCTCGTGGCGGCCGGCGGCGTCGCGGCGAACGGCGCCCTGCGCCGCGCCCTCGCCCATCAGGCCGGTGAGGCCGGGCTGCCGCTCGTCGCCCCGCCCCTGCCGCTCTGCGGCGACAACGGCGCGATGATCGCCTGGGCCGGCATCGAGCGCCTGCGCCTCGGCCTCACCGACGACATCACCGCGCCAGCCCGGCCGCGCTGGCCCTTCGCGCAGGCCAAGGATCTGGCCAAGGACGCCGCCCAACCCCAGATCACCGCCGGATGA
- a CDS encoding uroporphyrinogen-III synthase, with protein sequence MTRATECGTALRVWVARPLPAGARTAERVAGLGHRPLLAPVLDLALSGAPAPEGPFDALVLTSASAVPALAGSPLAALPAYCVGARTASAARAAGLGAVHEAGGDALALADLIGRTLPRGARLLHAAGRERKDEPGDTLAARGYRLTVWVAYAARPLPALPEPVAEALGNDSLDAALHYSRRSAATALGLARAAGREEAFRRVAHHCLSADVAAPLVAAGILSHVVAVRPDEDALLAGLPSAGPRPMPSDTPMPSDSDAQASPALRPGRERC encoded by the coding sequence GTGACGCGGGCGACGGAGTGCGGGACCGCCCTCAGGGTCTGGGTCGCGCGGCCGCTGCCGGCCGGGGCACGCACCGCCGAGCGCGTCGCGGGCCTCGGCCACCGGCCGCTCCTCGCCCCCGTCCTCGACCTGGCGCTCAGCGGCGCGCCGGCTCCGGAGGGCCCGTTCGACGCCCTGGTCCTGACGAGCGCGAGCGCGGTGCCGGCCCTGGCGGGCTCGCCCCTCGCGGCCCTGCCGGCCTATTGCGTCGGCGCCCGCACGGCCTCGGCCGCCCGGGCGGCGGGGCTCGGTGCCGTCCACGAGGCCGGGGGCGACGCCCTGGCCCTCGCCGACCTGATCGGCCGGACGCTTCCCCGCGGGGCGCGCCTCCTCCACGCCGCCGGGCGCGAGCGCAAGGACGAGCCGGGCGACACGCTCGCCGCCCGCGGCTACCGGCTCACGGTCTGGGTCGCCTACGCGGCCCGGCCCCTGCCGGCCCTGCCCGAGCCGGTGGCGGAGGCGTTAGGCAATGACAGCCTCGACGCGGCGTTGCATTATTCCCGGCGCAGCGCCGCGACGGCGCTCGGCCTCGCCCGGGCGGCGGGGCGGGAGGAGGCCTTTCGGCGCGTGGCGCATCATTGCTTGTCGGCGGACGTGGCCGCGCCCCTGGTCGCGGCCGGGATCCTGTCCCATGTCGTCGCGGTGCGGCCGGACGAGGACGCCCTGCTGGCGGGCTTACCCTCGGCCGGCCCGCGGCCCATGCCATCGGACACTCCCATGCCATCGGACAGTGACGCACAGGCGTCGCCGGCCCTTCGCCCGGGCCGGGAGCGATGCTAA
- a CDS encoding heme biosynthesis protein HemY translates to MWRALAFLALLAIAAFGAVWLADRPGVVTVTWGGYEVATSLAAALVGVMVLAVVLGFAWAFFRGILHLPERLTLSSRRRRQARGYNALSRGMVAVGSGDPIAARRHAGEAERLLGAEPLALLLTAQAAQISGDRAGAERAFRRMVDDPETRVLGLRGLFVEARRQDDEASARAYATEAARLAPSVTWANEAVMEGQCADRDWSGALDTVSRRAALGLSDKAAMRRQRAVLLTASALDLEAGDPERALVQAREAVKLAPDLVPAAAVAGRLFARRGDLKRAAKVVEAAWRANPHPDLARVYLDLRTGDSSRDRLARAETLARISSWHPESRFAIARAALDAREFGRARDVLAPLLTDQPTVRAYELMAEIEEAEHGAQSGKAREWQARAARAPRDPAWCADGLVTNRWAPISPVSGRLDAFVWQTPPDLLGRAPSAHEPEPAAAPASLNGSGQAAKAGNGAAAVGTIPAGTVTPPVAPVPVKVPEVVGPGR, encoded by the coding sequence ATGTGGCGCGCACTCGCCTTCCTGGCTCTCCTCGCCATCGCCGCCTTCGGGGCAGTCTGGCTCGCCGACCGGCCCGGCGTGGTCACCGTGACCTGGGGCGGCTACGAGGTCGCGACCAGCCTCGCCGCGGCGCTCGTCGGCGTGATGGTGCTGGCGGTGGTCCTCGGCTTCGCCTGGGCCTTCTTCCGCGGCATCCTGCACCTGCCCGAGCGGCTGACCCTGTCGAGCCGGCGCCGGCGTCAGGCCCGGGGCTACAACGCGCTCTCGCGCGGCATGGTGGCGGTGGGCTCCGGCGACCCGATCGCGGCGCGCCGGCACGCCGGCGAGGCCGAGCGCCTGCTCGGCGCCGAGCCGCTCGCCCTCCTGCTGACCGCCCAGGCCGCCCAGATCTCCGGCGACCGCGCCGGGGCCGAGCGCGCCTTCCGCCGCATGGTCGACGATCCAGAGACCCGGGTGCTCGGCCTGCGCGGCCTGTTCGTCGAGGCAAGGCGCCAGGACGACGAGGCCTCGGCCCGCGCCTATGCGACGGAGGCTGCCCGCCTCGCCCCGAGCGTGACCTGGGCCAACGAGGCGGTGATGGAGGGCCAGTGCGCCGACCGAGACTGGTCGGGCGCCCTCGACACCGTCTCGCGCCGCGCCGCCCTCGGCCTGTCCGACAAGGCGGCGATGCGCCGCCAGCGCGCCGTGCTGCTGACCGCCAGCGCCCTCGACCTCGAGGCCGGCGATCCCGAGCGCGCCCTGGTGCAGGCCCGCGAGGCGGTGAAGCTCGCCCCGGATCTCGTTCCGGCAGCGGCGGTGGCCGGGCGTCTCTTCGCCCGCCGCGGCGACCTCAAGCGTGCCGCCAAGGTGGTCGAGGCGGCCTGGCGCGCCAACCCGCATCCCGACCTCGCCCGGGTCTATCTCGACCTGCGCACCGGTGATTCGAGCCGCGACCGGCTGGCCCGCGCCGAGACCCTGGCCCGGATCTCGTCCTGGCACCCCGAGTCGCGCTTCGCCATCGCCCGCGCCGCCCTCGACGCCCGCGAGTTCGGCCGGGCCCGCGACGTGCTGGCGCCGCTGCTGACCGACCAGCCGACCGTGCGCGCCTACGAGCTGATGGCCGAGATCGAGGAGGCCGAGCACGGTGCCCAATCCGGCAAGGCCCGCGAGTGGCAGGCCCGCGCCGCCCGCGCCCCGCGCGATCCGGCCTGGTGCGCCGATGGCCTCGTCACCAACCGCTGGGCCCCGATCTCGCCGGTGAGCGGCCGCCTCGATGCCTTCGTCTGGCAGACCCCGCCGGACCTGCTGGGTCGTGCCCCATCCGCGCACGAGCCGGAGCCCGCCGCGGCGCCGGCCTCCCTCAACGGATCAGGCCAGGCGGCGAAAGCCGGCAACGGCGCCGCCGCGGTCGGCACGATCCCGGCCGGGACCGTGACCCCGCCGGTGGCGCCGGTGCCGGTCAAGGTGCCGGAGGTGGTCGGGCCGGGGCGGTGA
- a CDS encoding ABC transporter ATP-binding protein: MTAPILSVQDLTVAFRSEQAWRPVVHGVSFEIGPKETVALVGESGSGKSVTALSIMRLTPRDATRTGGRVLLEGRDLLRLPDAEMRRIRGDDVAMIFQEPMTSLNPVLTVGFQIGEALRLHRGMSRGQAEAETVRLFDKVRIPAAASRVHDYPHRFSGGMRQRVMIAMALACRPKLLIADEPTTALDVTIQAQILDLIKLLQEEEGMSVLFITHDMGVVAEIADRTVVMVDGRAVETGATEQIFRRPAHPYSRALLAAVPRLGAMQGKTRPARFEIVDRATGEPEASPPLPDTVREGGRPVLEVKGLTTRFDIRGGLLSRVRGRVHAVENVSFAVRAGETLALVGESGCGKSTTGRSVLRLIEPVAGSVLLDGEDVLGLSPAALRACRRRMQMIFQDPFASLDPRMSVGSAIAEPLLINRLCSRSEARARAADLLRRVGLKPEMASRFPHEFSGGQRQRICIARTLALEPRLIVADESVSALDVSVKAQVVNLMLDLQASLGLAYLFISHDMAVVERVSHRVAVMYLGEIVEIGPRAAIFGAPQHPYTKKLIAAVPVPDPGRRRQLHAVRSDEIKSPIRPVDYVPPERLYREVSPGHVVQVWGPEWEAPAGGMAAVA; this comes from the coding sequence ATGACCGCCCCGATCCTCTCGGTCCAGGACCTCACCGTCGCGTTCCGCTCCGAGCAGGCCTGGCGCCCGGTGGTGCACGGCGTCTCGTTCGAGATCGGCCCGAAGGAGACGGTTGCCCTGGTGGGCGAGTCGGGCTCCGGGAAAAGCGTCACCGCGCTCTCGATCATGCGGCTCACCCCGCGCGATGCGACCCGGACCGGCGGTCGGGTGCTGCTCGAGGGCCGCGACCTCCTGCGCCTGCCGGATGCCGAGATGCGCCGCATCCGCGGCGACGACGTCGCGATGATCTTCCAGGAGCCGATGACGAGCCTGAACCCGGTGCTCACCGTCGGCTTCCAGATCGGAGAGGCGCTGCGGCTTCACCGCGGCATGTCACGCGGGCAGGCCGAGGCCGAGACGGTACGGCTGTTCGACAAGGTCCGCATCCCGGCCGCCGCCTCGCGGGTGCACGATTATCCGCACCGCTTCTCCGGCGGCATGCGCCAGCGGGTGATGATCGCGATGGCGCTTGCCTGCCGGCCGAAGCTCCTCATCGCCGACGAGCCGACCACGGCCCTCGACGTCACCATCCAGGCCCAGATCCTCGACCTCATCAAGCTCCTCCAGGAGGAGGAGGGCATGTCGGTCCTGTTCATCACCCACGACATGGGGGTGGTGGCCGAGATCGCCGACCGTACCGTGGTGATGGTCGACGGGCGCGCCGTCGAGACCGGGGCGACCGAGCAGATCTTCCGCCGACCGGCCCATCCCTACAGCCGCGCGCTGCTGGCCGCCGTGCCCCGCCTCGGTGCCATGCAGGGCAAGACCCGCCCGGCCCGCTTCGAGATCGTCGACCGCGCCACCGGCGAGCCCGAGGCCTCCCCGCCCCTGCCCGACACCGTGCGCGAGGGCGGGCGCCCGGTGCTGGAGGTCAAGGGCCTGACCACCCGCTTCGACATCCGCGGCGGCCTGCTGTCGCGGGTGCGCGGCCGGGTCCACGCGGTCGAGAACGTCTCCTTCGCGGTGCGCGCGGGCGAGACCCTGGCGCTCGTCGGCGAATCGGGCTGCGGCAAGTCCACCACGGGCCGCTCGGTGCTGCGGCTGATCGAGCCCGTCGCCGGCTCGGTCCTCCTCGACGGCGAGGACGTGCTCGGCCTCTCGCCCGCGGCCCTGCGCGCCTGTCGCCGGCGGATGCAGATGATCTTCCAGGATCCCTTCGCCAGCCTCGACCCGCGCATGAGCGTGGGCTCGGCCATCGCCGAGCCGCTGCTGATCAACCGCCTGTGCTCGCGGTCGGAGGCCCGCGCGCGCGCCGCCGACCTCCTGCGCCGGGTCGGTCTCAAGCCCGAGATGGCGAGCCGCTTCCCGCACGAATTCTCCGGCGGCCAGCGCCAGCGCATCTGCATCGCCCGCACGCTCGCACTCGAGCCGCGCCTGATCGTGGCCGACGAATCGGTCTCGGCGCTCGACGTGTCGGTGAAGGCGCAGGTGGTGAACCTGATGCTCGACCTGCAGGCGTCGCTCGGCCTCGCCTACCTGTTCATCTCCCACGATATGGCGGTGGTGGAGCGGGTGAGCCACCGGGTCGCCGTGATGTATCTCGGCGAGATCGTCGAGATCGGCCCCCGCGCCGCGATCTTCGGCGCGCCCCAGCATCCTTACACGAAGAAGCTCATCGCCGCCGTCCCGGTCCCCGATCCGGGCCGCCGGCGCCAGCTCCACGCGGTGCGCAGCGACGAGATCAAGAGCCCGATCCGTCCGGTCGATTACGTGCCGCCGGAGCGGCTGTATCGGGAGGTCTCGCCGGGTCACGTGGTGCAGGTCTGGGGGCCGGAATGGGAGGCGCCGGCGGGTGGGATGGCGGCCGTGGCGTGA
- a CDS encoding ABC transporter permease codes for MAGSTLASPTAEAAPAPAPAASGRDTWRRFRRHRLAVVSIGVLGLLVLAVLVGGWVWPVAIDEIDFAATLQGPSWAHPLGTDDLGQDLLARMIYGGRISLAVGFAAMVVATVVGVVVGALAGMSRRFLDPVLMWLTDLFLSLPQLPLLLLIIYLFRDQLKQVFGVEGGVFVMIVAVIGGLRWMPVARLVRAQFLSLREKEFVEAARSQGATSWHLVTRHILPNALGPVIVAATIEVSSAIIAESTLSFLGLGFPPDIPTWGRLLYDAKDHLDVAPHWALFPGAAIFLTVLSINFIGDGLRDALDPRRVL; via the coding sequence ATGGCTGGCTCGACCCTCGCATCTCCTACCGCTGAGGCGGCGCCGGCCCCCGCCCCGGCGGCCTCGGGGCGGGACACCTGGCGGCGCTTCCGCCGCCACCGCCTGGCGGTCGTCAGCATCGGGGTGCTCGGCCTCCTCGTGCTGGCGGTCCTCGTCGGCGGCTGGGTCTGGCCGGTGGCGATCGACGAGATCGACTTCGCGGCGACGCTCCAGGGCCCGTCCTGGGCCCACCCGCTCGGCACGGACGACCTCGGCCAGGACCTGCTCGCCCGGATGATCTATGGCGGCCGCATCTCGCTCGCCGTCGGCTTCGCGGCGATGGTCGTGGCGACCGTCGTCGGCGTGGTGGTCGGCGCGCTCGCCGGCATGTCGCGCCGGTTCCTCGATCCGGTGCTGATGTGGCTGACCGACCTCTTCCTGTCGCTGCCGCAGCTGCCGCTCCTGCTCCTCATCATCTACCTGTTCCGCGACCAGCTGAAGCAGGTCTTTGGGGTCGAGGGCGGCGTGTTCGTGATGATCGTCGCGGTGATCGGGGGCCTACGCTGGATGCCGGTGGCGCGCCTCGTCCGCGCGCAGTTCCTGTCCTTGCGCGAGAAGGAGTTCGTGGAGGCGGCGCGCTCGCAGGGGGCCACGTCCTGGCACCTCGTCACCCGCCACATCCTGCCGAACGCGCTGGGTCCCGTGATCGTCGCGGCGACGATCGAGGTGTCCTCGGCCATCATCGCCGAATCGACCCTGTCGTTCCTCGGACTGGGCTTCCCGCCCGACATCCCGACCTGGGGCCGGCTGCTCTACGACGCCAAGGACCACCTCGACGTGGCGCCGCACTGGGCCCTGTTCCCGGGCGCTGCGATCTTTTTGACCGTCCTGTCGATCAATTTCATCGGCGACGGCCTGCGCGACGCCCTCGATCCGCGCCGGGTGCTGTGA
- a CDS encoding ABC transporter permease, which translates to MGAYLLRRLLIAIPSLLGISLILFTVLALAPGDPFGELATNPNVPPEVREALRLKFGLDDPILVRYLHWLTAMLQGDWGFSFASRVNVDELILQRLPTTLFVVGSSQVLALLIAVPVGILAAIRPYSVFDQVANTLAFVGFSLPTFFTGLLFILLFSLTLDWLPFVYQADIAATGWRWVWEHVRQAIMPVCVLGFFQAASYTRYVRASVLDVARLDYVTTARAKGLSDGTVTVRHIARNALIPVVTLVALQIPAVFGGAIVTEQIFRIPGIGSLLINAMLANDTPVVMAVTFVFACLVVLFNLVADLLYGWLDPRISYR; encoded by the coding sequence ATGGGCGCCTATCTCCTCCGCCGCCTGCTGATCGCGATCCCGAGCCTGCTCGGGATCAGCCTCATCCTGTTCACCGTGCTGGCGCTGGCGCCGGGCGATCCCTTCGGCGAGCTCGCCACCAACCCCAACGTGCCGCCCGAGGTCCGTGAGGCGTTGCGGTTGAAGTTCGGCCTCGATGACCCGATCCTGGTGCGCTACCTGCACTGGCTGACCGCGATGCTCCAGGGCGACTGGGGCTTCTCCTTCGCCAGCCGGGTCAATGTCGACGAGCTGATCCTGCAGCGCCTGCCCACCACCCTGTTCGTGGTCGGCTCGTCGCAGGTCCTGGCCCTGCTCATCGCCGTGCCTGTCGGCATCCTGGCGGCGATCCGGCCCTACTCGGTCTTCGACCAGGTGGCGAACACGCTCGCCTTCGTGGGCTTCTCCCTGCCGACCTTCTTCACCGGCCTCCTGTTCATCCTGCTGTTCAGCCTCACCCTCGACTGGCTGCCCTTCGTCTACCAGGCCGACATCGCGGCGACGGGCTGGCGCTGGGTCTGGGAGCACGTCCGGCAGGCGATCATGCCGGTCTGCGTGCTCGGCTTCTTCCAGGCCGCCTCCTACACCCGCTACGTCCGCGCCTCGGTGCTCGACGTGGCCCGCCTCGACTACGTCACCACCGCCCGCGCCAAGGGCCTGTCGGACGGCACCGTCACGGTCCGGCACATCGCCCGCAACGCGCTGATCCCGGTCGTGACGCTCGTGGCGCTCCAGATCCCGGCGGTGTTCGGCGGCGCCATCGTGACCGAGCAGATCTTCCGGATCCCCGGGATCGGCTCGCTCCTCATCAACGCGATGCTCGCCAACGACACGCCGGTGGTGATGGCCGTCACCTTCGTGTTCGCCTGCCTCGTCGTCCTGTTCAACCTCGTCGCGGACCTCCTCTATGGCTGGCTCGACCCTCGCATCTCCTACCGCTGA
- a CDS encoding peptide ABC transporter substrate-binding protein, with translation MTEHDLRAMIGEVKDGSLSRRSFVRRMLALGLTAPMAGMMLAQNGVAFAANPLRDAYKPGKAGGGGPLKLLFWQAATLINPHFAIGTKDQEGSRIFYEPLAAWDADGNLFPILAAEIPSKENGGVAADGRSVTWKLKPGVKWHDGKPFTADDVVFTAEYAANPATAAVTGGSYTNVKVEKIDDLTVKLSFKEPTPFWADAFVSSAGMIIPRHVFAEYAGDKSRDAPANLAPVGTGPYKFSEFRPGDILRGVRNPDYHVPNRPFFDSIEMKGGGDAVSAARAVLQTGEYDYAWNMQVEDEILKRLEAEGKGRVTMEYGGNLEFLLLNATDPTVEVDGERASLKTKHPAFSDPAVRKAMNLLVNRAAVQQYIYGRTGRATANVFNGPAPFVSKNTSFAFEPDKAAQILEEAGWKKGGDGIRAKDGKKLKFVFQTSINAPRQKTQAIIKQAAQKAGIDMELKSVPGSVFFSSDVANPDTYPHFYADMEMYTWNMSQADPAVFALQYVSWEAATKANKWQGRNICRMQNPEVDACYRAAQGELDLVKRAALFIKMNDLVVADYVLPLLHRAQVSAINGKLQAPSTGWDNSLTFLAEWYKQA, from the coding sequence ATGACCGAGCATGACCTGCGCGCGATGATCGGCGAGGTGAAGGACGGGAGCCTGTCGCGGCGCAGCTTCGTGCGCCGGATGCTGGCGCTCGGCCTCACCGCGCCGATGGCCGGTATGATGCTGGCCCAGAACGGCGTCGCCTTCGCGGCGAACCCGCTGCGCGACGCCTACAAGCCGGGCAAGGCCGGCGGCGGCGGGCCGCTCAAGCTGCTGTTCTGGCAGGCTGCCACCCTGATCAACCCGCATTTCGCCATCGGCACCAAGGACCAGGAGGGTTCGCGCATCTTCTACGAGCCGCTGGCGGCCTGGGATGCCGACGGCAACCTCTTCCCGATCCTGGCGGCCGAGATCCCCTCCAAGGAGAATGGCGGCGTCGCGGCGGATGGCCGCTCGGTGACCTGGAAGCTCAAGCCGGGCGTGAAATGGCACGACGGCAAGCCGTTCACGGCCGACGACGTGGTGTTCACGGCGGAATACGCCGCCAACCCGGCCACCGCCGCGGTCACCGGCGGCAGCTACACCAACGTCAAGGTCGAGAAGATCGACGACCTGACAGTCAAGCTCTCCTTCAAGGAGCCGACCCCGTTCTGGGCCGACGCCTTCGTGTCGAGCGCCGGGATGATCATCCCCAGGCACGTCTTCGCGGAGTACGCCGGCGACAAGTCCCGCGACGCCCCGGCGAATCTCGCCCCGGTCGGCACCGGCCCCTACAAGTTCAGCGAGTTCCGTCCCGGCGACATCCTGCGCGGCGTGCGCAACCCGGATTACCACGTGCCGAACCGGCCGTTCTTCGACTCGATCGAGATGAAGGGCGGCGGCGACGCGGTCTCGGCCGCCCGCGCCGTGCTGCAGACCGGCGAGTACGACTACGCCTGGAACATGCAGGTCGAGGACGAGATCCTCAAGCGGCTCGAGGCCGAGGGCAAGGGCCGGGTCACGATGGAATATGGCGGCAACCTGGAATTCCTGCTGCTGAACGCCACCGATCCGACCGTCGAGGTCGACGGCGAGCGCGCCTCGCTCAAGACCAAGCACCCCGCCTTCTCGGACCCGGCGGTGCGCAAGGCGATGAACCTGCTCGTCAACCGGGCGGCGGTCCAGCAATACATCTACGGCCGCACGGGGCGCGCCACCGCCAACGTCTTCAACGGCCCGGCTCCCTTCGTCTCCAAGAACACCTCCTTCGCCTTCGAGCCCGACAAGGCGGCGCAGATCCTGGAGGAGGCCGGCTGGAAGAAGGGCGGCGACGGCATTCGTGCCAAGGACGGCAAGAAACTGAAATTCGTCTTCCAGACCTCGATCAACGCGCCGCGCCAGAAGACTCAGGCCATCATCAAGCAGGCCGCCCAGAAGGCCGGCATCGACATGGAGCTGAAATCGGTTCCCGGTTCGGTGTTCTTCTCCTCCGACGTGGCGAACCCGGATACCTATCCGCATTTCTACGCCGACATGGAGATGTATACCTGGAACATGTCGCAGGCCGATCCGGCGGTGTTCGCGCTGCAATACGTGTCCTGGGAAGCCGCCACCAAGGCCAACAAGTGGCAGGGCCGCAACATCTGCCGGATGCAGAACCCGGAGGTCGATGCCTGCTACCGCGCGGCGCAGGGCGAACTCGATCTCGTCAAGCGCGCCGCCCTGTTCATCAAGATGAACGACCTCGTGGTGGCCGACTACGTCCTGCCGCTGCTCCACCGCGCCCAGGTCTCGGCGATCAACGGCAAGCTCCAGGCGCCCTCGACCGGCTGGGACAACTCGCTGACCTTCCTGGCCGAGTGGTACAAGCAGGCCTGA